A window of the Lolium perenne isolate Kyuss_39 chromosome 7, Kyuss_2.0, whole genome shotgun sequence genome harbors these coding sequences:
- the LOC139833458 gene encoding uncharacterized protein — protein sequence MAEPKMTGMSTTTSARKRRTCSEPNAVLMKQSSLEDSRQSDPVQHYDNAGVMKKSLVEDRAQKRFRGEPMQRYNNAVVMKQSSSEERPTKSSDLSSDASSHSRQPRPFLSSNSKYLKAVLYKRHGIAALRSVADMLTKSTQDSIKAIAKCQRVIDDANRSPQ from the exons atggctgaacctaaaatgacaggcatgtcgaccacgactagtgcacgcaagagaaggacctgcagcgagcca aatgcagttttaatgaagcagtcatcattagaagatagtcgccaaagcgaccctgtgcaacattatgat aatgcaggtgtaatgaagaagtccttagtagaagatagagcgcaaaaaaggttccggggtgagcctatgcaacgatataat aatgcagttgtgatgaagcaatcttcatcagaagagaggcccacaaaaagttctgatctttcttctgatgcatcctctcatagccgtcaacctagaccattcctttcatcaaacagtaaatatctcaaggctgtactttataaaagacatggtattgctgctttaagatctgtagctgatatgttgaccaagagtacacaagattcaatcaaggcgattgccaaatgtcaacgtgttattgatgatgctaatagaagtcctcaatga